The genomic stretch aaaaaaaaaaattataattataatttaaaaaaaaaaaaaaagaaagaaagaaaaaaagaagccatTTTTCACATACAACTGTGATCTAGCTGATCACAGGTTAATATTATTTTGGAGTCCAAGCATACCACCAACATCACATAAGCAGATAACAAACTTACAAGAAACAAAAGGACATAAAAAACCATCTCTACTCCCCTACttcctcagagagagagagagagagagagagagagagagagctaggccTGGTTCTTCAACTCCATGACCTTGTTCCAAGCTGGTCGAGCCAAAAGGTCATTGCACCATGCAGCCACATGCACGCGCGCGTAGAACAGCTCCTTAACAGGTGTGCCCATCAGGTATTGCATGCAAGGTAGATGATGCAAGTCAGCCAAACTGAAGCAGTCCCCACCCAAGTACTTGCTTTGACCGAGTCGTGACTCGTAGACATCCAGCACCTGACTCAGCTTCGCTTCGTACTCGGTCACCACCGCTGAGTCGACGGCCATCCCGAACATGGGCTTGAAGAACAGCTCCCATACCAGCTTCGAAGCCACAGGATCAAAATGGTGGGCCTCCACCTCCATCCACACCCCAATCGTTGCCATCTTCTTTGGATCCTGATAGATCAGCTCCGTTCCTTTCTCAGGATAAGTATAAACTAAGTACTGCGTTATCGCCCTTGATTCTGCAGTTAATTACATGGTTGCCACTGGATTAGttaatcctgtggggcccacctcacattgATCAGACAACTCATCTGTTGGGCACCCACGAGATTTGGCTATGATAGGAAAGACCCAAGTGCGGACACAATCCTAGCCCTTGAATGCATGGTGACAAACTCTTTCTCGGGGCTGGGAATTTCTCGGGATACTTTCATGTTCTGACGTTTTTCTCGCGATATTATGGgaatttttgacaaaaaaataatatttgaatGTTTTTATTGTaaactaataataattttaattatagtattgattgaaaattttttaacCTCTAAATGTTTCGCGTTAAAAAGTGCAATAATTTCCCAATAGAATCCCGAGAAATAAAAAttccgagattttgaaaatatcgcgATAGAATACCAACACTTGACTGTTGGTTAAGAATATACACCAGATATGAGTGTATATCTATACACGATATCATTGTCAGTAGAAAATCCAGGaagataagaaaagaaagaaagagaaaacgtTACCAAAGAGCTTTAGATCCCCGTCTTCGAACGCAGGAACCTTACCGAATGGCTACACGACAAAAGCAGAAAGAAAAAGCTGATAAACGTACACCATATTTCAGTGTATAGTCCCTAAGTCTACTCGCGTATCACGCCAGTGCTGGCCTTATGGAaaacatccaatccgttcatcaggtacgCCCCAGCGTGTGGATGGCGATCAAAGAAACCAGAACTGTCGACTCTTTCAGCGGACAGttttagccgtccatttatttcgTACACTGCGGCGGAACTGATGAGTCGAACAGTCTGGCTTCTTGAACAGAGCATCTATACATCGGGGCCAGctggatggacggatgggatcTATCACACGTGTCTCGCATGACATGTACACGCGTTTTGCACTTGAAAGTATAAAGCAACTTACGTTTAAGGAGAGAAATGGCTCCTTTTTGTGGTCTCCGGCTGCCATGTCGACGCGCACGAGCTCGTACTCGAGCTGCTTCTCGTGTAGGCAAGCGAGAACTCGCTGCGTGGCGGTCGAAAGCACGCCCCCGTGGACTTTTAGAACCGCCATAGCCGTTGGATCTTagagagggaaaagagagagaacgtgaAGAACTGAGAAGCTGTGGAAAAGATGGAAGAGCTTGAAGCGTTTATATAAGGGAGAGAGCTGCTTTGGTCGACCTTCGAGAGAGTTCTCCATGTCTTGTCTACTAGCGCGAGTAGCTGCCTAAATCCTGCTCTCCTGACACCTGCCACATGTGACACCTGCCAAAtgttatctatgccgttcattaagtgggtcccactgtaataCCTTCCTCGGCCCAAAGATAGGTCTATCTGGACATAAGGTTGTCTACACAGCGGTTCACCATGCTGGCTGTGCGCCATGGATGGAGCGTGCCTCCAAAATcgaacaatcataaccatccaatctttAACAATTGACTGGACGGTCAGAAAATAAAGTAAATAGCGTTCAGGGCTGACGTACATGCATGCGAcatgggcgcggattagatactgccaaggtcagtatccaaatcgctactgaagtgacgtcaccaagctttgtggactcaccatgatgcatgtgttgtatccataccgtccatccatttggagagatagttttatgtcatgagaaaaataatgagttagatctaaagttcaagtggaccccactatagaaaacagtagggacagtgacatcaaccgtttaaaacttcttagggaccacagaaggttctgatcaagcttatatttttttttcacttcatctatctctatgttaacttatgaataggttggatctaaaaaataaatcatggtgggccttataaatgtttcaacggtgggtgtgactgatcccacggttttctgtggtgggtccgtTTAtattttagatctatctcatttttttctcaagccataaaaccatctctacaaatggttggacggtatggatacaacacacacttCATCGTGCGATCCACGGAGCTTCGTGACGTCAcatcagtagcgatttggctactgaccttgtcagtgtcCAATCCGCGCCCATGCGACATGGGCAAGGTCACTATTTTTAAAAAGTGAAATTATTTGATAGGGGCACTTATAATTGGTACACGTGGCAAATATTAACTGATTCTAAACCGTCTAACTCAACAATCGTAATCTGATTCATGGACTACTTTTTTTCTAACAACACTGGATGTAGTTCTTTTTAACCGTTTAATAAATGTAGAAGATATTATGTAGTTTAATAACTAAAGAAGGGTGATTTtaggttcatgatacatctgaaCTTGCACCCAAATGTCATTTTAATGGTATATTTGGAATTAATTGTGTTAGGCCACATGGCCATTGGTTGGTCAGGATTTCGTCgcctatatacacacacacacacctgcacGCCTGTATATATATAcctgtatatacatatacatacaccccctatatacacacacacacacctgcacGCCTGTATATATATAcctgtatatacatatacatacacccGAATTGTTCAACGAATCTCCACCCACTACaagtcccacctgatgaacatttcaaatcatcatcacatacatgtACAGCAAAGTGGGCCTTCCATGACCATCATGAATTGCTCGTTCCACCGGATGGTGCTTCTACTTTAAGCTATtaataaataaaggaaaagaaaggaaaatactCACGATAGTCACGCGTGTAGAATGGACCTCCATGTTTATGATTGAATGATAAAAAATGCTAAAGCAACTGACAAGACCTCAAAAggagggaagcggattagctggtgtacctcacatcagcaatatagctggtgtacattgacatcaacaagttttgTAGGTATGAACAttaggtatatgttatattcaaagtgtccatccatttaggtttttgtgaccttatgaacagattggatggaaaataaacattatggtgggccttacgaattgtttagacgtgaaaatcattatctctataactatttttgatgtggtccagatgattattagatatgattcattttttggataatactatgaaatgatccctaaaaatagatgaacggtatagatataataaatacatcactgtagggccatgtaactttgatctccttttaaccattcatacaactcagagctcgggGAGCACCCATGCTCATCTTCACACTACACATACCTACAGGAGCTATATAaatggtgtatttattatatccacactattcatccattttttgagatcattttagagcaatatctaaaaaataaatcatatacaaagctcaaacgGATCACACCAAAAAGAGCAGCAAGGATAATAATTTTCCCGttcaaaaattcttagggcccgccgtaacatttattttccatccaatctattgataaggtcacaaatacaaaGATGGATTGAATCAGgctttgtatatgattcatttatgCATGCAAGATTTGATGCATTTATGGGTGAATCTATCTGCTCTAACTAAAAAGTcaggccagtccaaccatcaggtggaccacacatccaATATAGGCCATAGGTCTGCTTAATCCTAGCTGTACATTTTCTCatactttaatatccctaattattAGTATTCGAATTTGATGTTTAACACAATAactgtaataagcccattaaaatatatactttggatgaaaatgatgaaatttcaagcctCATGTGGTCCACAAGCATATGATCCTAACCAAACTCTAAccaatgaattttgaccattaatttacatggacaatgtttggactgttcagattattctattgaagtaattttagcaatgtaattgataatctaattgttttggaatatcattaGTGGCCATGTGCACAATAAATTAATAACCAAGTGAAATATATGTTACACATGTGACTCTCTTACccttaaaatgagaaaaaatgaaaataaaaagattaaaaatccaagcAAAGGAAAAGAATTATAAAACTTATTAAAAgtggggatttgaaatcctctggACTTTGAATACCCTATAATCCACCCTTCAAAGAATGTAGCGTATAACCTAATGGTTatgtttgattttcaaaattaaatAAGATCCATTAAAAATGTTCTTTTCAATATTCTACATTCATTCGCATAACCGTGCATACAAATAATCAAAATCATGGGTTCAACATAAATTTCTGACAGTAAATGTGGAggtggattgcgtcctatcccAGCCCGGACGgatggctctgtggggcccactatgatgtaagtgttttatccatgccatacatcgTTTTTCTCAGGTATGAGCCGAAAAATGTGGCATGtaacagggcttaagtggaccacaaaatgtggattgaatgtccaccattaaaaacttcgtgggagctggagaagttccggatcaagctgatatttgtttttttacttcatccatgtctacatgaacttatgaataggttggatagtaaACAAAacgtcacggtggcccttagaaagatttcaactgtgagtgtcattatcactgcatcttcctttagtgtggtccactagagctgtggacctgcttcatttttagcatcATATGTTAAACTGATCTgataaaaacgatgaacggcgtggataaaacacttacatcacactGGGGCCTACatagccctgcctggacggacgcaatccgcgtccgtaaatGTAGGGTCCATAAACAAATACTTACAATTATCATACAATGTCATATAGACACCAGATCTTTTGTTGAATGGTAAGTGCTGACTGGGACtgggaggaagcggattgcgtggtgagacACGACttcggtggtgtgttgacatcagcaagttctgtggctaaacatgatttatatgttatatctaagccgtttatACATTTGGTgaatttattttaggacatgaaaataaagcagatccaaagctcaagtggaccacactgagaaagcagtggggatagttatgaccaccgttgaaaacttctcaggggctacggaagctttagatcaagatcatattattttttccatttatccaggtccgtgtgaccttattaacagattagatgacaaataaacatcattgtgggccgtAGGAATATTTTAATTGTGGAAATTAttgtctgtggtgtggtccacttgagctttggatccacgtTGTTTTTGGTTTGGAggcttaaaatgatctcgcaaagtggatggacggtttagatataacacatagatcatggtgggcgcacagaacttggtgacataaaCATGCGaccaaggtcggtggtgtgtggcacaccatgcaatccgcttcaaTGGGCGCGGATTGGGTGCTTCCTCCTCccgttccgagctcgggacaggctagGGGATCCAAGGGCCGCcataatgtatggattttatctataCTGTCCACACATGTTTTCATGTCATTGTCATTTTAAGGAtataggcccaaaaatgaagcagctcccaggctcaagtggaccactaaatggagattaaattcttaccgttgaaacttgttgggtgccacggaagttttggatcaagattatatttctgttttccctccGTCTAGGTCTctatgacattatgaacagaatcgatagaaaataaacatcatgatgggacttaggaaggtttcaacagtaggcatcattagaaccattgcttcctgtgatgtggcccacttgaacaatGGATCGATCTCATTTTTGCCGTAATTTCCTAAAATAAcattaaaaattgatggacggtgtagattaaatacatacatcaccgtggccctCAAAGCCTTAGCGGTAAAGTACCCAATTTGCCCCCCTTCCGAGTTGGGAAGGGCAGGCATCCCGTCCTTGACAGGTGGCTCGTTAGgaggggagcggattggatacttaaCGCTTCAATAGCCAAAAGGCTACTAAATTGATGTGGCAAAACATCATTAGTTCAATACCAACATGATATTCTCTTGCAATGAATGCTCCTCCGTTGGAGATCTGTTAGCCGATCTTTCTCCGTTTCGACTGTGCACGCACTCGACCACAGAGCGGACgtaaacatacatcacaatgagccccacagAGCTACGTCTCCGGGCAATATTCCgcatcccttttcttttcttcacgcATTCATTCGTTTCTATTTCTGATAAGTAGGGCCCGCAGTTCGTAATCCGGACCATTAATCTATTGAGTAGTACCTAGATGGTGCTAGCCTCTAAAATCTGCCAGATTGAGTGATGTGGCAACCAATATTAGGacctttttctttcatttaataTGTACCGTAGATGTAGTTCTCGTCTTTAACGTTTATTTTTACGCTACAAATGGAAGTGTCAGGATTTGTCAACCAAGGAGATTTTAAGTATAgtccatcaaaggtgggacctagGATTAGtattagggctgtcaacaggccaaGCTTGCGGTAGGttttggcccagattttgaattGTCTCTGGCCAGGCCTTCGGGCCGGGCCCAAAATCCTAATTTTGCAGGCCCaaccagcccattgacaccctaaaCTCGGatgattcggtagtgacccctctagTGTAAAGGTCTTGGTAGGGGTGTACaagaactgagctagctcggttagcttgctcaactcgacttgaaaaagctcgatttgactcggttcgaagctgagttcgagtcgagccgagctgattttttgagctcgaaaatgagttcgagccgagttcaagcaagccccagctcaactcgactcggatcgaatccagctcgaatcgaactcgggtcaaaccagtttggtgacttggttacttttccattgatgttgctcaccaactatttgataaaatgactcaatgagatatggctggtggcaaggaaggtatgtacattaagcaaataccttttttcttttggtttttatgttacttagaaggtgtttgataaaacacttgtaaaaccattgcctctgtttgtaaaacaatggGTTTTTTAAGTTgtagttcaagtgtttgtggaaaagcctcaatggcgaactcggtcaatcttggcttgaacttggcccgagctgctgaccgaaccgagccgagctagctagtcaggctcgaggaccgagccgagccgagtttgagttgaggtcagccattgttcgagctgagtcgagttgaagctagctcgactcggttcgactcgatgtacacccctaggtctTAGTACTGGTCAGTTCcttgggccctatcatgatagtatttattttatccatgtcgtccatccatttttccagatcattttaaggcatgatcccgaGAATAATGCATATCCAAGtccaaggtggaccacatcacaagaaacagtggtgattgaatgcccaccattaaaaacttcatacggCTTAGTGTaaggtttatttgacatctaacctattaattaggtcacatagatcaggatgaacggaaaacaaaaaaaaaaaaagttaagtgGAGTTTACCTGTATGTGGTTGAGTGCGTGCATGGTCAAAATGGAAAAAGATCAACTAACGGATCTCCAACAGAGGAGCATTCATTGCAAGGGAACGGCCTTTTAGTATTCAACCAATGACGTTTTGccacgtcacttcaatagccttTGGCAACGGAAGCGTTCATTATCCAATCCACTCCCAGTTGGGAGTTTCCTTTCCTAGATGCGGTTTGGCCGATTACCCAAAACCAACCGGAAGTAGATTGCGTCCAACCCCGGTCGAACCTAGCAACGTCCGACCATACCtatgta from Magnolia sinica isolate HGM2019 chromosome 17, MsV1, whole genome shotgun sequence encodes the following:
- the LOC131230329 gene encoding glutathione S-transferase-like isoform X1 translates to MAVLKVHGGVLSTATQRVLACLHEKQLEYELVRVDMAAGDHKKEPFLSLNPFGKVPAFEDGDLKLFESRAITQYLVYTYPEKGTELIYQDPKKMATIGVWMEVEAHHFDPVASKLVWELFFKPMFGMAVDSAVVTEYEAKLSQVLDVYESRLGQSKYLGGDCFSLADLHHLPCMQYLMGTPVKELFYARVHVAAWCNDLLARPAWNKVMELKNQA